In Pelotomaculum isophthalicicum JI, a genomic segment contains:
- a CDS encoding YajQ family cyclic di-GMP-binding protein, which produces MAKENSFDIVSQVDMQEVNNAVDQAIRELRTRFDFKGSRSDINYDGETIILTGDDEFKLKNVVDILETKLVKRGVNLKALRYGKIEPAAKDTVRRRVTLVQGLDKEKAKVITKLVKDSRLKVQATVQGDQVRISGKNRDDLQAVMQKIKEHEFDIPIQFVNYRSF; this is translated from the coding sequence ATGGCAAAGGAAAATTCTTTTGATATTGTATCACAAGTGGATATGCAGGAAGTAAATAACGCTGTGGACCAAGCCATTAGAGAATTACGAACCAGGTTTGATTTCAAGGGCAGCAGAAGTGATATTAATTATGATGGGGAAACGATTATTCTCACAGGTGATGATGAATTTAAACTGAAAAATGTAGTTGATATTCTGGAAACAAAACTGGTGAAGCGTGGTGTTAACTTGAAAGCCCTGAGATACGGCAAAATAGAACCTGCCGCCAAAGATACCGTTCGCCGGCGGGTTACCCTGGTTCAGGGACTGGATAAAGAGAAAGCCAAAGTTATCACCAAACTGGTCAAAGACAGCAGGCTTAAGGTACAGGCCACAGTACAGGGAGATCAAGTAAGGATCAGTGGGAAAAACCGTGATGACTTGCAAGCTGTAATGCAGAAAATCAAAGAACACGAATTTGATATCCCGATTCAATTTGTCAATTACCGGTCGTTTTAG